The Brassica oleracea var. oleracea cultivar TO1000 chromosome C6, BOL, whole genome shotgun sequence genome includes a region encoding these proteins:
- the LOC106298636 gene encoding zinc finger E-box-binding homeobox 1, with product MGKRRLQREKESSVRATVGEASSLLESQMARRRRGRPRKNLESPENFKKEEDEDYEEYEDEEEEEDEQVEIVNREKLKKKKVRSSPSVEEGQKWKLEEVSKPEEEENPDMTVKTVAPLSYRRSRRKNTPVKSW from the coding sequence ATGGGTAAGAGAAGGTTGCAGAGAGAAAAAGAATCGTCAGTGAGGGCGACGGTAGGAGAAGCTTCATCTCTGTTGGAGTCTCAGATGGCAAGGAGACGAAGAGGAAGGCCGAGGAAGAATCTTGAGAGTCCTGAAAATTTCAAGAAGGAAGAAGACGAAGATTACGAGGAGTACGAGGACGAAGAAGAAGAAGAAGATGAGCAAGTTGAGATTGTTAACAGAGAGAAACTGAAGAAGAAGAAGGTTAGAAGTAGCCCTAGCGTGGAAGAAGGGCAAAAGTGGAAACTTGAAGAAGTATCTAAGCCTGAGGAGGAGGAGAATCCGGATATGACGGTGAAGACGGTTGCACCGCTGTCATATAGACGGTCCAGGAGGAAGAACACACCGGTGAAAAGCTGGTAA